From Onychostoma macrolepis isolate SWU-2019 chromosome 05, ASM1243209v1, whole genome shotgun sequence, one genomic window encodes:
- the gas1b gene encoding growth arrest-specific protein 1b, with product MASSGNSAVILRLQILILSIGCALICYSRLSTASPAHNQRLICWQAIVKCQGEPECHYAYTQYLHACGPVINGNRKKCPSHCISSIIQLNLTVNGPALEDCECASDTLCKMTKRAIEPCMPRTSHMGCTEARKQCEKDPECSTAMRDYLYHCRKLFGGDRCSEDCRRVITNMRSIPKAQQLDTCVCDGTERTICEYVKGSMKNFCFNERYGGSGFSDTEDDLDDDYETDYEDEESDAWDLRAQKSSIVMSTILTLSSLVVIR from the coding sequence ATGGCAAGCTCTGGCAACTCTGCAGTCATTCTACGGCtgcaaatattgattttgtccATCGGCTGTGCGTTGATATGTTATAGTCGTTTATCAACCGCATCACCGGCACACAACCAGCGCTTGATATGCTGGCAAGCCATCGTGAAGTGCCAAGGAGAACCGGAGTGTCACTATGCGTACACTCAGTATCTACACGCGTGCGGTCCGGTGATAAACGGCAACAGGAAGAAATGTCCCAGCCATTGCATTTCTTCCATCATTCAGCTCAATCTGACTGTGAACGGCCCGGCACTGGAGGACTGCGAGTGCGCCTCGGACACTTTATGCAAGATGACCAAGCGAGCCATTGAACCCTGTATGCCCAGAACGAGCCACATGGGCTGCACCGAAGCGCGTAAGCAGTGTGAGAAGGATCCCGAGTGCAGCACCGCCATGCGGGACTATCTGTATCACTGCAGGAAACTGTTCGGCGGAGACCGCTGCTCTGAAGACTGCCGGCGGGTCATCACGAACATGCGCTCCATCCCCAAAGCCCAGCAGCTGGATACTTGCGTGTGCGACGGCACAGAGAGGACCATATGCGAGTATGTCAAAGGCAGCATGAAAAACTTCTGCTTTAACGAACGGTACGGCGGGAGTGGCTTTTCAGATACCGAGGACGACTTGGACGACGACTATGAGACGGATTATGAGGACGAGGAGAGTGATGCCTGGGATTTAAGAGCACAAAAGAGTTCGATTGTGATGTCCACCATTTTGACACTTTCTTCTCTTGTTGTAATAAGATAG